tcattttttttatccaatttGTAACTTCTCAAGTGTAGATCGTCATTGTATTCTCttctattttaaataatctGCCTTGCTATATTTTCTACATATCTAATAGATTTTGTTATGGGCAGTCTTCAATGCTGCATTCACAACCTAACTCAACTGTGGGAACCCCTGCATATATTGCTCCAGAAGTATTGCTGAATCAAGAGTATGATGGCAAGGTAGAAATACTTTTAGTTTCAGTCGTGTGCTCTTTTTCTGTATTAATCTCATAATTTGATAACATTAATTTGTGGGCTGATGAGGTTTATTGATTTATCCTTGAATAAGGagctaaaacatttttttaatagtcTATCTGTCATAACTTCAGTGGAAAGTTATGCTTGGTGTCTAAACAAAGATTGCTTCTTTTCTGGTTGTCATCTACGCTTTGTTCAAGTCTTCTTGGCACTAATTGAAGTTTTTAACTTTAAAGTAGTTATTTAAGTCTTCTTGCCAGTCCTCTTGCATCTTCTTGTCCTAAAATGTTGCAAACATAGCTTATTAAGGTTTCTTTGTTGATGGATTAATTGAAGAATAAACTTATAGATGTAATAATTAAATGGCTAAATTAGTTGAGAATTTTGCTACCGCATCTTTCACCCTCCACTCTTATCCTCTGTTTGATCTTtaagtctttattttctgaaccTATGCAGTAATCTAGTACTCAGTAATTGAGATCAGGAATGAATCATAAGTCAAAATAGTGTTATAACAAAGTGGCCTCAGGCCACTGTAGGATTCAAAAAGTATAGCAGTTTTCAACacaatagtgggcaaaatagTATATTGCTTGCTATAGCGCTACCACCATGATATAGGCTTCAAAAACCCATTTTTTCCCCTAAAACACTGTTTAGGATTTTTGGGTAATATTATAAACACTTTGAAGTCTCTTCGTTGACTGTTTCACAATTTATTTTTAGGCGTCATCATTTCATTTGATTCTGAAGAAGTTAATGGTTTTTCTATAGACGTGACTCACATCACAATGCAACATTATGGTGTTTTTTTGATTCATGTAGCCAACCTCACCAAACGGGAAATGGCTTGGCTACTATTGTTGTATGATAGTCTTACTTTTAATGTGCAATGTTGCTAATTAAGCACCTACATATAAGCGTGTATCTATAGTCCCACCATGTGATGAAATGGGAATGCACTATGATCGaacatttcaatttttaattttacgaATATGTAGGTAGGCATTTTAATGGGTTTTTTTTGAAATTCTCATGCCCCAAATATCAGATTGCGGATGTATGGTCATGTGGGGTAACCTTATATGTGATGCTAGTGGGATCATATCCTTTTGAAGATCCTAAAGATCCAAAGGATTTCTGGAAGACAATGCAGGTTGATTAGATATTTAAGATATTTGCTTGTTCTCTTTTCAAGCCTCTGGTTGCATGAGCACAGCCTTTTTTGGTTGGTTCCTTGCAGAGGGTTCTTGCTGTCCAGTATTCCATTCCAGATGATATACAAATATCTCCAGAGTGTGGCCACCTTATCTCAAAGATATTTGTTTCTGACCCTGCAGAggtaatttatattttctaacaAAACACCTACTTCTGCGAATATATACAATTTGAGGTACACTACAATTCCTGAGGAGTTGTGCTATGGATGCATTTTTATATACCATCACTACTAGCCTCCCACTTGAAAGTGTTAAAATTTTCCCCCCTTTTTCTAGCTGAAGCACTATATGAGCTGGAATTTTGAAGGAGAACCTTCATGTATGGAATCTGCCTTAACACACTCATGCACACGCATAATAACAGCCTTTTACATTTTCTAGGTCCTGATCCACTTAGGTTTTATATCTAGCATCAAATAGCAATGTCTACTATTTTGACATATAGATATTGTAGGTCCTATGCAGCTTAGATTGTAAATCTAGCATTGATAAGAAGATTGTAGGCACCACAACATTcaacaatattataaaataagaaattatgaTCTTACAGCAGGGAAAATTGCCGATTGCATATTATAAATCAAACCTCTTTATTGTCTAAGGTAGGAATTAACTTCCACTCTTGcttgtttattgatttatttgaaCCTTATGCCTTTGTACATTAATTTTACAGAGAATCACTATTCCTGAAATATTGAAAAATGAATGGTTTCTGAAGGATCTCCCTCCTTACTTGATGGATGAAAATATCATGGGTAAGCAATTTGTAGAGTCGGATCAGCCTATGCAGAGCATTGATACAATTATGCAGATAATTTCAGAAGCTACCGTACCAGCCGCAGGGATCTATTCTTTAGACCAGTTTATGGCTGATAACATAATAGATTATGACATGGATGAATCAGACTCTGACTTCGAGCAAGATGTAGATAGCAGTGGGGAGATAGTGTATGCCATATAATTTAATCATCGTCTTCATTTTAGAGACAGCATAATTAAAGGACGGCATCTCAATATTCAACTTTATGACATTCTCGGCATCAAGGGAATAGAAATGCGTGGAGACCATATTTCCTGTAGAGATGACACACAAAGTCCATCATGTTCACTTATATGTTGTATATGATTCTTGGAACTGCCGAGGGGAGGAATATGCTTCTTACACTCTAGAAGGGTTGGTGGCTGGGAAATGATAATACCTTCCTTCCCTCTTTTTCTAGTACTTTGTATCATATGTATTCATTAGCCTTTTTATTGTATCCTGTAGTTATTATATTGGTGCCAGGATTCTTGTTTGCATACACATGCTATGTACACATACCCTAGGAGTTACTTGTGTTTATCCTGTTATCTAAGAACATATCATTCCTGTGCACCATTTCAGAGTATTGCTTATTTCCTATTGGAGCATTGTTGTACCTATCGTCCTTCTCTATGCCACAATTTTGCAATGCAATGCAACTTGAAAGGACGTCACAGATACAACTCCCTGACGATTGTACAATAGTTTACTAGAATGGGGTGGACTGccttgaaattttatttattaatgtgaTTCGTCTCGTGGTATGTGCAGTATATATTTCGATCCATCAATTCCTTAAATTGCCTTATTCAGAATGATATTTATGTGCATGATAAAATGTTATTATTCTAGCTCTTGCTTCTGGCGTGGAataattttgagtatagttaaATAACCAATTTAATTAAGCATATATtccataaattttataattaggaAGAGTCATATTACTTTAATAACTTTACATAAACTACTTAAATGTTTTTCCCCAGCCTATTTTCATTATTAAGTTTAGGTAAGGATTAATTTGTGAGGATATGTTTGAAACTGTTTCCAATGAATACGGTGAGTATATTCGGGAGCAGTAATACATCTCATTTCAAATACGGTGCATATATTAATTAACTCTGCAACATAAAATTGAGAATGCTTTGCCCCGTATTAGTCGAACACCTGCAAAGGCAATAGCAAATTCAATTCATCTACCAATATTATGCAATTGGAGATAACGAAGTGAAGCTGCAATGGAACAATAGATCTCGATTATTCTCACAGAGGACAATACACCCTTGATAACCCCACTTTAAGTATCTTTTACCTCTACCATGCTGTCATAATAAATCATGTCATTTCACATGTAAAAAAAGTCTCCACGTACCTGGTATCCATATATTGTGCTACtaatcacaaaatataaatGACCATTATTTTACACAATAAATGACCATTCTAAAATCACATATGAAGTGTGATTACAAGTCaaatttatgttatatatttACAGAATCAACCAACTCAAACTCCTACTTTTTTCACTGCAGTAACATGGTTTTAAATTTCAACATGATTCCGAGTCTATGGATTTCAGAAAACAAGTCTCGTGAATGACCATGTTAAATACATGAGGTATTCTGTCAAGTCACATCGATGTGTTATACTTACAGAATCAACCAACTCAAACTCCTACTTTTCCACTGCAGTAACACGGTTCCAAATTCAAACATGATTCCTAGCCTGTCAAAATTTCAGAAAACACGTCTCATGAATGAACTCCAGGAAGCCAATTTAAGTTAACCTCCACTATAGATATCTCTATCTTCAAATTGGGAATGGTAGGGAAATTTTCCCATAAGGAAGCCATTTCTTCATCACAGATCACGTGTATTTTATgctttaaatttccaaaattaacGACCGAGTATGGCAGTTCTCTCAGTTTTGAGCAACCCTTCAAGTAGAGCTTCTCAAGCTTCAACTCACCAATGTCATCTGGTAATTTGGTAAGATTTAAACAGTCTGAGATGTCAAGACAGCTAAGTTTGTTGAGCCCTTTAACAGAATCTGGCATCTCTACCAAATCAGAGCAGGAACATAGCCTTAGAACTTCCAAATTCTCCAGCTTTGCAATATCTTGTGGCAGTACAGAAAGCTTGTGACAGTTAGTGATACTAAGCTTCTTCAATGGGGTGATGTTACAAAGCCCATCAGGCAATTTAACCAGATCTTTGCAATAATCAATGCTCATCTCCACAAGATTTGGCATTGCATCTGAGATTTGGATAGAATATCTTTCAAAAGCCTGCCATGTATTACACATATGAAGGGACAATTTTCGTAGATTCTTCAATATGCACAGGGAAGGGATTGAAACCTTTTCCAATCTGATTCTTTTCAAGTTAGTTAAAGAACCAAGTCGCTCAAAATTGTTTAGTTCAGAACGATGGAAACCATAATTTGTGACAATCAGAACTTTAAGCTTATGCATCTTCTCTGTGAACTCTGGCAATGAGTACTGGCTAGAGTGAAGATTTAAAATCAGAACTTCAGCTTCGTCCGGTTGCATGTCACACCAATCCGAATTAAACGTTTCATCTGCAAAAGCATCATGTTTGACATTAACAGTGGAAGATTAAGTATGACACAGCGCAAGAGTACTTCTTATTAGttcacatattttcaaaataattaagaattttttttttaaaaatgtttgtcACTTTCTACAACTAAGAATGAACTAGTTACTCTTTTGCTACCTTTATTCTTATCTCCCGATATCTCAATTAGGTAGAATGATAGCAATTTAATGGAGCAAAAGGATAATATGTTCTCAAGTCAAGATAAAGAATTAATATGAAACTTGGAGTAGCATGTAGCATTTAACATTTATATATGTGCATTCCCTATGGTTTGGACAGAGAGAAACATACCAGTTGAAATAGACAATATGCGGGCAGCAACCTTTAGTTGTTTCTGTCTATACAACATTCCCAGGATGTATGAGAACGAACGGCCAATGATTCCTAGCTGATTCAGTCCTACCCACCATTCAGGACGATTATCTCCATTTAACTCAATCATCACTCTTTCTTTCTGTTCAAATTTTTCCTCTATGCTCTGACGTATTGCAAGCTCTCTAAGGAGATCATGCACCAAAACAAAGTGGTTATTGTAGTACATGTCTGTATCCTTTGCAACTTTCCTGGACAGCAAGGGAAGAACAAAAAACCCAAGATGAAcaattttatttctttgcttCATAATTATAATAGAAAGAGTTATTACATATATCCATGCATTTCATCTTCTTGAATTTCAAGATATAGAATTATCCCAAAACATATTATGCATGCACTAAGATTATTAACTATGCTGAAACTGTAACATTTTCAACTTATATTACTAATATTCTTATGTAATAGTTATGACAATCGTATCTATTCGTCCACTAACCATCCAATTTGTCCAAGCATAGATCCAACTAATCTTCCCAAATGAATGCATTGGGTCAATAATTATTACTAGTCTATcgtattttttaaatcaaatgaTTCCAGATATTGGATCAATGATGGTTAAAGGAGTAAAGGCCCGTTGTAGGTTCTTTTAGAAACAGTATGGAGATAAATTTTAGACAAAATTTTTGCTCACAAGTAAAAGCACTATATATCTGAACAGCATAATAATACCTGAATAGTTAAGAATCAAGTTAAAATAATGTCTTCAAtatattaaatacatttttttatttaatattttctttataaaatattgaGATGATATGTAAGAAGATATCATTGGGAAATATGTTATTATTTGAGGAAGGGGAatgtattattgttattgttattatcatTAGTTGGTCACAAACTTGTGTAATGAGAGAGGAAAAAACTCTTCTATATATTcctatttttactttatttttctaGCCTAAAAGACGTCTActaaatagatttaaaaaaaacacttcaaaacatttttgataaagaaaagaaaataatcaaaCTGTAAATGAACAAagctcaaatttaaaatttatctcaTTTAACTAACTGATTTGAGTTGCCTCATGTTTGCCACTAGTGAAACCTGGGTTATTAGCTTGATTGATTCATATACATTTCTTTTTCAAGCCACATTCGTAAGAAGATGTTTTGAGCTCCTATATTTAAGCATTAGATGACCAACAGGGAGAAGGGTGGAGATGACATGTACCTGGTAACTATGACATTAATCAAATTCCTGGTGGTTAAATCATGGATAATGGACATTGCATTGCTACCATCTTCATTAAGGTTATACAGTTCTGCCCACATATCAATGAGGGCAGCAAAAGGGATCCTTTGGTCTTCAGGAAATAGCCCCAGATCCATAAAACACACCTTTTCATTGATGGAAAACTTATTCTCCAATAGATCTAAACTTTGTTGAAGACGTGAAAGCAAATTAGTACTATTAGATTCCAGAATGGAATGTCTTTGTAAATGCTCCTTCATATTTTGCCACACCTCAAAAGGCTGCTTACAGAGTGATCCAGCAGTCACCTTAAGGGCCAATGGTGAACCCTTACAACCTCTCACTATCTGCATTTCAGTGCAACATGGTAAAAtcagtaaataaaataaaaggctAGGTAACTAGGTTTTTCATATCCTAAAACAGAAGGGTGAATATGACAAACGGACAAATATAAGGCTTTACCAATTCATCATTAGATTAAGAAAAGTATCAGTTGATAAAAATACAAATctatcttaatttatttttttcaaaattatgctTGTTATTTGTAATTCTCTCCTTATAATTGTTTGCTAATAGAACCTACTTTAgagtaaaaattattaatgcACGGAATATTATGGACCGGGTTTTGTAAAAAGAAGCTATGTAATTCCTAATTGAGAACGCTACATGTGCAGCAATTCATACAAAAGTTTGTTCAACATTTTTGTGTGTTCATCTCTCTCGTATACATTAGTTATTATATGTCATAATGATATAGAGAGATAGACACAAGAAATGATGTTGCATAAATTGTTGCACGTGTATCACAGTAATTATGTGTAGTGTGAGTGATTTTGGAAAAGTAGAAGCACCACCTCGTGGACAAGATTTTCATCAGGTATGTACGAGCTTTTGTCATTCGGCTGTGCAAAGTGACAGAAAAGGGATACTGCATGCACATGATCAAGTTTATCCAACTGGCATGAGGTGCCAAATCTAGGAAATGCAACCCTTGATGTAACCAAAATCTTGTAATCAGATATCTGAATTTTAAACTTCTCAATAACGGCTTCTGAGCAAGGCCAAACATCATCCAAGACCAACAAAATTGGATTTTGGCCAACAACCCTCAGCAGAACTCCCAGTCCATTTACTGCATCTTCATCGGTTTGAAACTTGGGCACCCGACAACCACAGTGTTCATACAGTGTCTCTACAATAGTCTTCAAGTTGGGCGTTTTTGATACGGTGACAAAGAAGATGTTTCCCCCGAACTTGTCTAGTCAAAACAAAATAGATTTCTAAACCATCTGAGATACTGTTCCACAATGCATGTCATGCATATACGAACTATAGTGATTTcagaataaataatttagatcAATAATATACCATACAATCAGAAGGTCTTTGAGATCACCGCATCACCTGCAATTTCTCACAACATCGAATATTGAAAGGAAACATAACCACAACCACAATTTAAAGCCTTATATTGAAGGTAATATTCTATTAGTCttctttcaatattttttctaGCAATTCAAACACAATCCTATGATGGGGGCACGAGAAGAAGAGAGGGAAGAGAGTTGTTACCTTTGACTTGAGGGTCCCAACATATCTTCTTAGCCAGTGTGCTTTTCCCCGACCCTCCCAAACCAGTCAAGACAAGAACTGACACACCATCCTTGAGTAAGTCAATCCTCAGCTTGCTTAAAGGCGCATCCATTCCCATACACTCAGGTTCTTCGGGAGCCCCACACAGACCCACCAACCGGTACTCATGATGATGCTCGAAACCCTTAAGCAGAATCTCCAGAATCATCCTCATGCCGGTCACCACCTCCATCAAGTCCCTCTTGTTCTCCGCCGCCACGTTCACCGCTAAGTGCCTCTGGAGAGCCTCGTTCTCCCTCCCAAGCTTGTTCTGGTAATAAGGGAAGGACAGCCCTCTCCACCAACGGAATTTCGAGCACTTCTGTACAAGCTCCTCACCAGCTCGCATGTGTCTCTCCAACCGACTTATCTCATCTATGGGCCGATCCAACATATTGTTGTACTTCTTCATCTCCTCCACCTGAGGAGCCAAAGATTTTAAGGTTTCTATGTTGCTCTCGAGTGTGGGTTTGAAGGCTAGACCTTTGTTTATGGTTGCAATAGCCCCTTTCAGCAACTCTCCCATCACTGCTCCCACAGCACCTCCACTGAACAGATCTGCCATAACTAACAACACCCAGATGACAAAAATCCAAACTTTCTCCCTGAATTCGAAGTCAAACACCAACGGATGCAAACTGTCGTTGTGTGGGATGAAAACAAGAACGAGGGCGAGGTGTCTCGGACAACAAACCAAGTTTTGATTGATGAAGTGTAAGTAAGGTGATATCGATCGCCAACACTAATTTTCGTTACGATGATGGATGGTTGCTTTTGGTGCCTATATGTACACTTTTGCTGAGCTTCGCGGTCTTTGCCGAGCAATTTACAGGAAAGGAAAGAGCTTTCGTATTTGAATAACTCACGTTAAGGAATAAACTATAAACATAAAGAAGAGTGTGTGCTTCATAAAAGAAATTCGaaatttaataactaatttgCTTTCTAAGACACTAATTTCTTTCACTTTtgcaataattaaaattaattccaATCACTGGTATCGATGAAAcggataaataaataaaatcttgcTTGAAATCCAAGTGAAGTGACTAAATGCACCTTTTTCCAGTTAAAAAAAGGACAGAGTATTGCTAACTAAATTTTCTGACGCGTTTTGGTGTAGAATCTTATGATAAATTTAGCCATTTTTCAATGTTGTCAAATGGAACT
The sequence above is a segment of the Phaseolus vulgaris cultivar G19833 chromosome 2, P. vulgaris v2.0, whole genome shotgun sequence genome. Coding sequences within it:
- the LOC137810141 gene encoding serine/threonine-protein kinase SRK2I-like isoform X2; amino-acid sequence: MDRPATGVMPFMPIMHDSDRYDFVRDIGSGNFGVARLMRDKQTQELVAVKYIERGDKIDQNVKREIINHRSLRHPNIIRFKEVILTPTHLAIVMEFASGGELFARICNAGRFTEDEARFFFQQLISGVSHLHAMEVCHRDLKLENTLLDGSPAIHLKICDFGYSKSSMLHSQPNSTVGTPAYIAPEVLLNQEYDGKIADVWSCGVTLYVMLVGSYPFEDPKDPKDFWKTMQRVLAVQYSIPDDIQISPECGHLISKIFVSDPAEDLPPYLMDENIMGKQFVESDQPMQSIDTIMQIISEATVPAAGIYSLDQFMADNIIDYDMDESDSDFEQDVDSSGEIVYAI
- the LOC137810141 gene encoding serine/threonine-protein kinase SRK2I-like isoform X1, with the protein product MDRPATGVMPFMPIMHDSDRYDFVRDIGSGNFGVARLMRDKQTQELVAVKYIERGDKIDQNVKREIINHRSLRHPNIIRFKEVILTPTHLAIVMEFASGGELFARICNAGRFTEDEARFFFQQLISGVSHLHAMEVCHRDLKLENTLLDGSPAIHLKICDFGYSKSSMLHSQPNSTVGTPAYIAPEVLLNQEYDGKIADVWSCGVTLYVMLVGSYPFEDPKDPKDFWKTMQRVLAVQYSIPDDIQISPECGHLISKIFVSDPAERITIPEILKNEWFLKDLPPYLMDENIMGKQFVESDQPMQSIDTIMQIISEATVPAAGIYSLDQFMADNIIDYDMDESDSDFEQDVDSSGEIVYAI
- the LOC137810142 gene encoding probable disease resistance protein At5g66900 codes for the protein MADLFSGGAVGAVMGELLKGAIATINKGLAFKPTLESNIETLKSLAPQVEEMKKYNNMLDRPIDEISRLERHMRAGEELVQKCSKFRWWRGLSFPYYQNKLGRENEALQRHLAVNVAAENKRDLMEVVTGMRMILEILLKGFEHHHEYRLVGLCGAPEEPECMGMDAPLSKLRIDLLKDGVSVLVLTGLGGSGKSTLAKKICWDPQVKDKFGGNIFFVTVSKTPNLKTIVETLYEHCGCRVPKFQTDEDAVNGLGVLLRVVGQNPILLVLDDVWPCSEAVIEKFKIQISDYKILVTSRVAFPRFGTSCQLDKLDHVHAVSLFCHFAQPNDKSSYIPDENLVHEIVRGCKGSPLALKVTAGSLCKQPFEVWQNMKEHLQRHSILESNSTNLLSRLQQSLDLLENKFSINEKVCFMDLGLFPEDQRIPFAALIDMWAELYNLNEDGSNAMSIIHDLTTRNLINVIVTRKVAKDTDMYYNNHFVLVHDLLRELAIRQSIEEKFEQKERVMIELNGDNRPEWWVGLNQLGIIGRSFSYILGMLYRQKQLKVAARILSISTDETFNSDWCDMQPDEAEVLILNLHSSQYSLPEFTEKMHKLKVLIVTNYGFHRSELNNFERLGSLTNLKRIRLEKVSIPSLCILKNLRKLSLHMCNTWQAFERYSIQISDAMPNLVEMSIDYCKDLVKLPDGLCNITPLKKLSITNCHKLSVLPQDIAKLENLEVLRLCSCSDLVEMPDSVKGLNKLSCLDISDCLNLTKLPDDIGELKLEKLYLKGCSKLRELPYSVVNFGNLKHKIHVICDEEMASLWENFPTIPNLKIEISIVEVNLNWLPGVHS